The following proteins are co-located in the Bacteroidales bacterium genome:
- a CDS encoding SusC/RagA family TonB-linked outer membrane protein codes for MKKVYLLILVLLITSTLLNAQTRVITGTVTGSEDSSPVIGCTVQLKGTITGTTTDINGKYSLPVPTDATTLVFSYIGMKSLEVVIGGRTVIDVSLQSDLVGLAEVVVTALGIKRSEKSIGYSASTISNNEITAAKAPSLITGLQGKVAGLSISSGGGTGSSQKVYIRGVSSFTGSNQPLYVVNGIPMSNNFAGNDLTNNSVDFGNQANDINPDDVESVTVLKGASATALYGSRAANGVIMITTKRGAREGKISVVYSGSATASEILRTPQTQHNFGQGWPYWDPAENGSWGPKLDGRMNVWGAYSNDWYGPGYIPPTYAGYVVMKKPFTYVENNLRDFYETGMEFQNNISISGGDEKNSFALSYGNTYSDGVVPTKADLYKRNIISFRGDHRYRKFNASYDISYVRKDITAVSSGQGSNGATLFQELSQMPVDIQLTQLKDYNSIYHNIDNFFTLYAENPYWVIDNNGNTYQDDRIYGKLELGYDIFSNTKLLARVGGDFTNFRQNSFNAVAKIAPETWNYGSKADQPGTYDEFNSFNGQIDASGLISGDYKLGADFRLNAVAGMNYNKINTYSSDAFLYGLAVPNWYNLSNGSDKPVTTSTKSERILVGALGQFDLSFKEWAFATLSVRNDWSSTLPPEKNSYFYAGVNGAVLLTEAIPALKNGNILDYAKIRAAWGQTGNDAPVYRTYGKYIPTNILLGFGNLNMPVGGELGMSLSNLEGNINLRPEITTDIEFGADLKFLKNRAGLDFAYYLKSTKDQIISSSVAPETRFTAYTRNVGQVDNKGFEVRLLLVPVETKNFEWEISTTFSQNRSKVVKLWDDVQEYRISGAYSVDFVAIVGQPLGIFKVPQALTTADGKVIVNSAGRPLVDPVNKKIVGSREPDFILGLNNRFTFKGISLSTVLDYRQGGSFWSNTAEMLAFDGNSSLTVYNERQPFIVPNSVRAVGNTYVENDIPILGTAMYSYYNHSTNTLMYENMVLDKTFLKLREVTLSYSVPKNLIAKTPLKGLEFGVVGRNLLMWTPATNNFVDPEATNYGNDLLSDFGEFSAGPSSRFFGGNVKITF; via the coding sequence ATGAAAAAAGTCTATTTGCTTATTTTGGTTTTGCTGATCACTTCAACCTTGTTAAATGCCCAGACAAGGGTGATAACCGGTACCGTGACGGGATCTGAAGACAGCAGTCCTGTAATCGGTTGCACAGTGCAGCTGAAGGGAACAATTACAGGTACCACTACGGATATTAATGGTAAATACTCGTTGCCGGTTCCTACGGATGCGACCACCCTTGTCTTCTCTTATATCGGGATGAAATCTCTGGAGGTTGTTATCGGTGGCCGCACCGTAATTGATGTAAGCCTTCAATCTGACCTTGTTGGTCTGGCTGAGGTAGTTGTAACAGCACTTGGTATAAAACGCAGTGAAAAGTCGATTGGCTATTCCGCAAGTACAATCAGTAATAATGAGATCACTGCAGCCAAGGCACCTTCACTGATAACCGGGCTACAGGGCAAGGTAGCTGGATTATCAATCTCCTCTGGTGGAGGTACAGGCAGTTCACAGAAAGTATACATAAGGGGTGTGTCATCCTTCACCGGAAGCAATCAGCCTTTGTATGTAGTAAACGGGATTCCAATGTCGAATAACTTTGCCGGTAACGATCTGACAAACAATTCTGTTGACTTTGGAAACCAGGCGAACGATATCAATCCCGATGATGTCGAATCAGTAACTGTACTGAAAGGCGCATCGGCAACTGCACTATATGGCTCAAGGGCCGCCAACGGTGTTATAATGATAACAACAAAGCGGGGTGCCAGGGAAGGAAAAATCTCAGTTGTATACAGTGGCTCTGCTACTGCATCAGAGATATTAAGAACCCCGCAGACTCAACATAATTTCGGCCAGGGCTGGCCTTACTGGGACCCTGCGGAAAATGGTTCATGGGGTCCGAAGCTTGATGGCAGAATGAATGTCTGGGGTGCATATTCAAACGATTGGTATGGTCCTGGTTATATTCCCCCTACATATGCCGGTTATGTGGTAATGAAAAAGCCATTCACGTACGTGGAAAACAATCTTAGGGATTTTTATGAAACAGGTATGGAATTCCAGAATAACATCAGCATCAGCGGTGGTGACGAAAAAAACTCTTTCGCTTTGTCTTACGGGAATACTTACTCCGACGGAGTAGTTCCAACAAAAGCGGATCTGTACAAGCGTAATATTATATCCTTCAGGGGTGATCACAGGTACAGGAAATTTAATGCCAGCTATGACATCTCCTATGTGAGGAAGGATATTACAGCAGTATCATCAGGACAGGGCAGTAACGGGGCCACTTTGTTCCAGGAATTATCGCAAATGCCTGTTGACATTCAGTTAACACAGCTTAAGGATTACAACAGTATTTATCATAATATCGATAATTTCTTCACACTATATGCCGAGAATCCATACTGGGTGATAGACAATAATGGTAATACCTATCAGGACGACAGAATTTACGGTAAACTTGAACTGGGATATGATATCTTTTCAAATACAAAGCTGTTGGCACGAGTCGGAGGGGACTTTACTAATTTCCGGCAGAACAGTTTCAATGCGGTAGCTAAAATAGCACCTGAAACCTGGAACTATGGTTCAAAAGCCGATCAGCCAGGCACTTATGATGAATTCAACAGTTTTAACGGACAAATAGATGCCAGCGGATTAATATCCGGTGATTATAAACTCGGTGCAGATTTCAGGTTGAATGCTGTCGCTGGTATGAACTACAATAAGATTAATACTTACAGCTCCGATGCCTTTTTATATGGACTGGCTGTTCCAAACTGGTATAATCTGAGTAACGGATCGGACAAACCAGTTACAACATCAACCAAATCGGAAAGGATTCTGGTAGGTGCGCTGGGGCAATTTGATCTCTCTTTTAAAGAATGGGCTTTTGCAACACTTTCAGTCAGGAATGACTGGTCCTCAACTCTTCCTCCTGAAAAGAACAGCTATTTCTATGCCGGGGTAAATGGTGCAGTTTTGCTTACTGAAGCTATCCCTGCTCTGAAAAACGGAAATATCCTTGATTATGCCAAAATCAGGGCTGCCTGGGGACAAACAGGAAATGATGCACCAGTATACAGGACATATGGAAAGTATATTCCGACTAATATTCTCCTGGGATTTGGTAATTTGAATATGCCCGTTGGGGGAGAACTTGGAATGTCATTAAGCAATCTGGAAGGTAATATAAACCTTAGACCTGAAATCACTACTGATATTGAGTTCGGTGCAGACCTCAAATTTCTCAAGAACCGTGCTGGACTTGACTTCGCTTACTATTTAAAGAGCACCAAGGATCAGATTATCTCCTCCAGTGTTGCACCTGAAACCAGATTCACTGCCTACACGCGAAATGTTGGACAGGTCGATAACAAAGGATTTGAAGTAAGACTGTTACTTGTACCGGTTGAAACAAAAAATTTCGAATGGGAAATAAGTACAACCTTTTCACAAAACAGAAGTAAAGTTGTAAAACTCTGGGATGATGTTCAGGAATATCGCATTTCAGGTGCCTATAGTGTTGACTTCGTAGCTATAGTCGGACAGCCATTAGGTATTTTCAAAGTACCACAGGCTTTAACTACTGCCGATGGCAAGGTAATTGTAAACAGTGCCGGCAGGCCACTGGTTGATCCTGTAAACAAAAAGATTGTCGGTTCACGAGAGCCGGATTTTATACTTGGTTTAAATAACCGGTTCACTTTTAAAGGTATATCCCTTTCCACTGTCCTTGATTATCGCCAGGGTGGCAGTTTCTGGAGCAACACAGCTGAGATGCTTGCATTTGATGGCAATTCGTCACTAACTGTTTACAATGAAAGGCAGCCCTTCATTGTTCCCAATTCCGTAAGAGCTGTGGGCAACACTTATGTTGAGAATGATATTCCGATCCTTGGAACAGCTATGTATTCATACTACAACCACTCAACCAATACATTAATGTATGAGAACATGGTTCTTGACAAAACCTTTCTGAAGCTTCGTGAGGTTACACTCTCTTATTCAGTTCCAAAAAATCTGATTGCAAAGACACCGCTAAAAGGTCTTGAATTTGGCGTAGTCGGCAGGAATCTTCTGATGTGGACACCGGCAACAAATAATTTTGTTGACCCTGAGGCTACAAACTATGGTAATGATCTGCTTTCAGATTTCGGGGAGTTTTCAGCAGGACCAAGCTCAAGGTTTTTTGGAGGTAATGTGAAAATAACTTTCTAA
- a CDS encoding DUF2975 domain-containing protein, whose protein sequence is MKKSFILFFQAVIVLLSILAITFLLWEPHLEGRNANATLFEIYFKDPFLAYAYIASIPFFIAHYKAFRVLGYAGQDKFFSQQTLKALRIIKFCAVAIICFVVAGEIFIITSISDDIAGGVIMGILITLGAIVVGISAAVFEKKLQKANI, encoded by the coding sequence ATGAAAAAAAGCTTCATATTATTTTTTCAGGCAGTGATTGTGCTTCTCAGCATCTTAGCTATTACCTTCCTGCTATGGGAACCTCATCTTGAGGGTAGGAATGCAAATGCCACTCTCTTTGAGATCTATTTCAAAGATCCCTTTCTGGCATATGCTTATATAGCATCAATTCCGTTTTTCATAGCCCATTATAAAGCATTCAGGGTGTTGGGCTATGCCGGACAGGATAAGTTCTTCTCGCAACAGACTCTGAAAGCTTTACGTATCATTAAATTTTGTGCTGTTGCCATTATCTGTTTTGTTGTTGCCGGAGAAATCTTCATAATTACCAGCATCTCAGATGACATTGCAGGAGGCGTCATCATGGGCATCCTCATCACCCTGGGTGCGATCGTAGTCGGGATTTCAGCCGCGGTGTTTGAAAAGAAATTGCAAAAGGCTAATATTTGA
- a CDS encoding SusD/RagB family nutrient-binding outer membrane lipoprotein — MRKKYLFGIVLLSLMINSCELNINEDPNYPSEVKSDKFFASGLIWTSSVVGGDLQLLGGMWSQHYAQNSASNQYTGIDSYNIPNSSSYITRSWGALYAGALTDFQESMKKAENAGEWHYWMASKIMTAYVYNILADSYGDIPFTEALNFQNYLNPKFDNAKTVNASLINMLNEALAKKADAENAAVSSPMGNTDFIFKGDIDMWTKFAKSLKLKIFMRDPDFASNKTAIQALLVEGDLLNADCKIAVFENKENSSNPLFENDRRKLNTPQNIRASSTLALYLFKNGDPRASVFMERAVTPDAVYGDYVGLPQGGYTLGAAYANRTSRALLKANDPVYFMSLAEVEFMKAEANVLLLKPAEAKVDYDNGVRAAFERWKAAKDADDIEFVFPANFNVDEFIGPGKNYEFNQTSSATMLESIWRQKWIAAVRCQAWEAFLETNRTGFPKAGTVSSQDPSYVIGEFAPSMNSVLGSGEFPRRLIYPKTSSDYNKNTSTAIPIQVKLWWHK; from the coding sequence ATGAGAAAAAAATATCTATTTGGAATCGTTTTGCTGAGTTTGATGATAAACTCATGCGAACTAAATATAAACGAAGATCCAAACTATCCCTCTGAAGTAAAGTCTGACAAGTTTTTTGCTTCAGGGCTAATATGGACCTCTTCTGTTGTTGGTGGTGATTTACAGTTGCTTGGAGGTATGTGGTCGCAGCACTATGCTCAGAATTCGGCGAGTAACCAGTATACTGGTATTGATTCGTACAACATCCCGAACAGCAGCTCATATATTACACGCAGCTGGGGTGCATTGTACGCAGGTGCATTGACTGATTTTCAGGAATCGATGAAGAAAGCCGAAAATGCCGGCGAGTGGCATTACTGGATGGCATCAAAAATAATGACTGCCTATGTTTATAATATTTTGGCTGATTCATACGGTGATATTCCATTCACTGAAGCGTTGAATTTTCAGAATTATCTTAATCCAAAGTTCGACAATGCAAAAACTGTAAATGCTTCCTTAATAAATATGCTGAATGAAGCGCTGGCTAAAAAAGCAGATGCTGAAAATGCGGCTGTATCATCGCCAATGGGAAATACTGATTTTATATTCAAGGGAGATATTGATATGTGGACAAAGTTTGCGAAATCGCTGAAGCTCAAGATATTTATGCGCGATCCCGATTTTGCATCAAATAAAACTGCAATTCAGGCATTGCTGGTTGAAGGCGATCTTCTGAATGCCGATTGCAAAATAGCAGTTTTTGAAAATAAGGAGAACAGTTCTAATCCGCTTTTTGAAAACGACCGCCGTAAACTTAATACCCCTCAAAATATACGGGCTAGTTCCACACTTGCTTTGTATCTTTTCAAAAACGGAGATCCACGGGCATCTGTATTTATGGAAAGGGCAGTAACTCCTGATGCTGTTTACGGGGACTATGTTGGATTGCCACAGGGAGGCTATACATTAGGTGCTGCTTATGCCAACAGAACATCGAGAGCTTTGCTTAAAGCCAACGATCCGGTATATTTTATGTCGCTCGCAGAAGTCGAGTTTATGAAAGCCGAAGCAAATGTTCTTTTGCTGAAACCTGCTGAAGCAAAAGTGGATTACGACAATGGTGTCAGGGCTGCATTCGAAAGATGGAAAGCTGCAAAAGATGCAGATGATATTGAATTTGTATTTCCTGCGAATTTTAATGTCGATGAATTCATTGGGCCGGGTAAAAATTATGAATTTAATCAAACCTCGTCAGCAACAATGCTGGAGTCAATCTGGAGACAGAAATGGATAGCCGCAGTCAGATGCCAGGCATGGGAAGCTTTTCTTGAAACAAACAGAACAGGATTCCCGAAAGCGGGGACTGTAAGTTCTCAGGATCCCTCATATGTAATAGGGGAGTTTGCCCCATCAATGAATTCTGTGCTCGGATCAGGTGAGTTTCCCCGAAGACTTATTTATCCAAAAACATCTTCTGATTACAACAAAAATACATCGACAGCAATTCCTATCCAGGTAAAATTATGGTGGCATAAATAA
- a CDS encoding response regulator transcription factor, translating into MKRQTALIIDDERLARLNLRKKLNMFPELEVVGEASGVESGAKAIRELNPDLLFLDIELSDGTGFDLLNKVEFKGKVIFQTAYNEYACRAFEINALDYLLKPITKERLKKAIDNLSNSSDEDSEYINQKFRYDDRIMIEQRKSIYFIKVENIICIKAVREYTSIFEKGGKEYVVLKSIGNWEKELPDEHFARIHRNCIINFNYIERSERYGNTANINLAGMKDSILISRGYYKVIKTRYFYK; encoded by the coding sequence ATGAAGAGACAAACAGCGCTGATAATTGACGATGAGCGTCTTGCAAGGTTAAATCTTCGCAAGAAATTAAACATGTTCCCTGAACTTGAGGTAGTCGGAGAAGCATCTGGTGTAGAAAGCGGGGCCAAAGCTATCAGGGAACTGAATCCCGATCTGCTATTCCTCGATATAGAGCTGTCAGACGGAACAGGATTTGATCTGCTGAACAAAGTGGAATTCAAGGGAAAAGTAATATTTCAGACTGCTTATAATGAGTATGCATGCCGTGCCTTTGAAATCAATGCACTTGACTATTTATTGAAACCTATTACTAAAGAGCGGTTGAAAAAGGCTATTGATAACCTTTCCAATTCCTCAGATGAGGATAGTGAATATATAAATCAGAAGTTCAGATACGACGACAGGATAATGATTGAACAGAGAAAAAGTATCTACTTTATCAAGGTCGAAAATATAATTTGTATTAAAGCTGTGAGGGAATATACATCAATCTTCGAGAAAGGCGGAAAAGAGTATGTTGTACTAAAGTCAATCGGTAACTGGGAAAAAGAATTGCCCGACGAGCATTTTGCCAGGATCCACAGAAACTGTATAATCAATTTCAATTATATCGAACGGTCAGAGAGGTATGGCAATACCGCAAATATTAATCTTGCCGGAATGAAAGACTCAATATTGATCAGCAGAGGATATTACAAAGTGATAAAAACCAGATATTTCTATAAATGA
- a CDS encoding SRPBCC domain-containing protein, producing MKTFKTSRYIPVPPESIFAAFTDPERFARWWGPSGFTNTFSQFNFKIGGKWSFIMHGPDGVDYPNEAEFIDIVPNEKVVIRHLVQPYFTLTILITKSITDSLVNWIQEFDSEEVAESVAHIVEPANEQNLDRLVAEVCKV from the coding sequence ATGAAAACTTTCAAAACTTCAAGGTATATTCCGGTCCCTCCTGAAAGTATATTCGCCGCTTTTACAGATCCTGAAAGATTTGCACGATGGTGGGGCCCCTCGGGCTTTACCAATACTTTTAGTCAGTTTAATTTTAAAATTGGAGGGAAATGGTCATTTATAATGCATGGCCCCGATGGAGTAGACTATCCTAATGAAGCAGAATTTATTGATATTGTCCCGAATGAAAAAGTTGTTATAAGGCATCTGGTGCAACCATATTTTACACTGACTATCCTCATTACAAAATCAATCACTGACTCGTTGGTTAACTGGATTCAGGAATTTGACAGTGAGGAAGTAGCAGAAAGTGTTGCCCATATTGTAGAACCTGCTAACGAGCAGAATCTTGACAGACTTGTAGCGGAAGTTTGTAAAGTTTAA
- a CDS encoding DUF4386 domain-containing protein, with product MNSNRKRTVFAGVIYIVGIVAGVLSISPAIDAPDYLLKASANTNQVLFAALFQFLWTISCICFAIILYPILRKYKESLALGFLSFRIIAAVLNIIGFVILLLLLSLSQGFVKVGTTDLSYFQTLGDLLRSGRDFVNHVAMILASSIGGLMFYFLLYQSKLIPRWLSLWGLLGTIFTIFASLLIMFDMIDILTSIYFGLNLPLILLELLLAIWFIAKGFPLITLSDR from the coding sequence ATGAACTCAAACAGGAAAAGAACAGTTTTTGCCGGAGTTATATATATCGTTGGGATAGTCGCAGGAGTACTAAGTATTTCACCTGCAATTGATGCTCCTGATTATCTGTTAAAAGCATCTGCAAATACAAACCAGGTACTATTTGCAGCACTATTTCAGTTTCTCTGGACTATTTCATGTATATGTTTTGCTATAATATTATATCCGATTTTAAGAAAGTACAAAGAGAGCCTGGCTCTTGGGTTTCTTAGTTTCAGGATTATTGCAGCAGTTTTAAATATAATTGGATTTGTAATTCTGCTGTTGTTATTGTCGTTAAGCCAGGGATTTGTTAAGGTAGGAACAACTGATTTATCTTATTTTCAGACCTTAGGTGATTTATTGCGGTCAGGACGTGATTTTGTGAACCATGTCGCAATGATTCTTGCCTCAAGTATTGGGGGTTTAATGTTTTATTTTTTATTGTATCAATCAAAACTCATTCCCAGATGGCTGTCACTCTGGGGTCTTTTAGGTACAATATTCACAATTTTTGCAAGTCTTCTGATAATGTTCGACATGATAGATATCCTGACTTCAATTTACTTCGGACTGAATCTTCCACTGATTTTACTTGAATTGTTATTGGCAATCTGGTTCATCGCAAAGGGTTTCCCACTTATCACATTATCTGACCGCTAA
- a CDS encoding histidine kinase, with product MLKALHKKHQYFFHLLVVLLFLTAVRMVDSFVWAPPEMNYTRKILLNFLFEFISLLPFIFIIMLGYRWAIVRKQKFLLWFMIFVFTVSIPTLVLYLAKWMAVKCGLPVQNPVTLEIIGKYTPGMSLVVLFLTATYFLTHLVVQAGKQRETAHKAETLAKDVQLKMLRYQINPHFLFNVLNSIYTLIDDNTEKAKKLVIDMSEYYRYTLNKQQMTVTVEKEVESVLKYLEIQKTRFEEEFEYEISVEETSKSVSIPSFIIHLLIENAVKYGTKTMKQKLIIRLSVVLANNKLVISVSNTGKLLNPAPSSDKNNNGTSNGIDNLKNRLGLYYDENYSFSLIEDEGWVCATIEIENPNKI from the coding sequence ATGCTAAAGGCACTTCATAAGAAGCATCAGTATTTTTTCCACTTGCTGGTAGTTCTGTTATTTCTGACAGCTGTGAGAATGGTTGATTCATTCGTATGGGCTCCACCTGAAATGAATTATACAAGAAAAATACTCTTGAATTTTCTTTTTGAATTCATTTCATTATTACCATTCATTTTCATAATTATGCTTGGTTACAGATGGGCAATAGTTAGAAAGCAAAAGTTCCTTCTATGGTTTATGATATTCGTATTTACAGTTAGTATACCAACCCTGGTTCTGTATTTAGCTAAATGGATGGCAGTTAAATGTGGATTACCAGTTCAGAATCCGGTAACACTTGAGATTATTGGTAAATACACTCCCGGCATGAGTCTGGTTGTCCTATTCTTAACTGCAACATACTTCCTCACTCATCTTGTTGTGCAGGCCGGAAAACAAAGAGAAACAGCTCATAAAGCCGAGACACTGGCCAAGGACGTTCAGCTTAAAATGCTGCGCTACCAGATAAATCCCCATTTTTTGTTTAATGTACTGAACTCTATCTACACTTTAATTGATGATAATACTGAAAAGGCGAAGAAACTTGTTATTGATATGTCTGAATATTACAGGTATACCCTTAACAAACAACAAATGACAGTCACTGTTGAAAAGGAGGTCGAATCAGTTTTGAAATATCTTGAAATTCAGAAAACAAGATTCGAAGAGGAATTTGAATATGAGATCTCAGTTGAAGAAACATCCAAATCTGTTTCAATTCCATCTTTTATTATTCACCTGCTTATTGAAAATGCAGTTAAATACGGTACAAAGACAATGAAGCAAAAACTGATTATTCGCCTTTCAGTTGTTCTGGCAAACAATAAGCTTGTAATAAGTGTATCAAATACTGGTAAATTGTTAAATCCGGCTCCATCATCCGATAAGAACAATAACGGAACAAGCAATGGCATTGATAACTTAAAAAACAGGCTGGGATTATATTACGATGAAAACTATTCATTTTCTCTTATTGAAGATGAAGGTTGGGTTTGCGCTACAATAGAAATTGAAAATCCAAATAAAATATGA
- a CDS encoding beta-lactamase family protein: MRNLAIAILCGLLVSQNLFSQSSEYKINDLMSAYAENGQFNGTILVKKGENIIYKNAFGLANREWNIPNTPDTKFLAGSIGKSITAFMTLILVNDGLIDLNATINEYIPNYAGPGKNEATIHQMLTHTSGIPDHGAIPNLSKKLVRWTYNSDQYLVLIKDLDLKFEPGTSFLYSGIAYNILAIICEKVSKKDFADLLKENLFIPLGMNDSKHDKNLDIDLKRAYGYEYHLLEGYMNPSFIDMSLIKGSGGILTTVEDLAKFNDECFKTQKLLSKDLYKKIFTRYIKDWQYYGYGWWITDKVVGHDSLTLISHGGSTDGYKAYSTRIVEDSIDIILFQNNYYRTELGVKFDYAITDEIINILHGQGYSLPKKSIAKDMGFIIGHEGIDAAIKKYYTLRNDKRYFIDETEFNQLCKELNQKYNMPKEASAVYTLAIQEYPDSFILNYSYGELLSQNKNEKALDYYSKCIQLYEKYSVNKEFSKEYEIALKKINDNKL, encoded by the coding sequence ATGAGAAATTTAGCTATAGCAATTTTATGCGGTTTGTTAGTAAGTCAGAATTTGTTCTCACAAAGTTCAGAGTATAAAATTAATGATCTGATGAGCGCCTACGCCGAAAACGGCCAATTCAATGGTACAATTCTGGTTAAAAAGGGTGAAAATATTATCTACAAGAATGCGTTTGGATTAGCGAACCGGGAATGGAATATACCGAATACTCCTGATACTAAATTTCTGGCCGGTTCTATTGGAAAATCGATAACAGCTTTTATGACATTAATCCTGGTAAACGATGGATTAATAGATTTAAATGCTACCATAAATGAATATATCCCTAACTATGCCGGCCCCGGAAAAAATGAGGCAACAATACATCAGATGTTAACTCATACATCTGGTATTCCTGATCATGGAGCAATTCCTAACCTTTCAAAAAAGCTTGTCCGGTGGACTTATAATTCCGACCAATATTTAGTATTAATAAAGGATCTTGATCTGAAGTTTGAACCAGGAACAAGTTTTTTATATAGTGGAATTGCCTATAATATTCTTGCAATCATTTGCGAAAAAGTTTCAAAAAAGGATTTTGCTGACTTATTGAAAGAGAACCTCTTTATACCTCTTGGCATGAATGATTCCAAACATGATAAAAACCTTGATATTGATTTGAAAAGAGCATACGGGTATGAGTATCATTTATTGGAAGGATATATGAATCCATCCTTTATTGATATGTCACTCATAAAAGGCTCAGGAGGAATTCTAACAACTGTTGAAGATCTGGCTAAATTCAATGATGAATGTTTTAAAACTCAAAAACTATTGTCAAAGGACTTATATAAAAAGATATTTACACGCTATATTAAAGACTGGCAATATTATGGTTATGGCTGGTGGATTACCGACAAGGTTGTTGGGCACGATTCCCTTACATTAATAAGTCATGGCGGAAGTACCGATGGATATAAGGCCTACTCTACAAGGATTGTTGAAGACTCAATTGACATTATTCTTTTTCAAAATAACTACTACCGGACTGAACTTGGTGTTAAATTCGATTATGCAATTACAGATGAGATAATTAATATTCTCCATGGACAAGGGTATTCCCTGCCTAAAAAATCAATTGCAAAAGATATGGGATTCATAATTGGCCATGAAGGTATTGATGCAGCCATTAAAAAATACTATACGCTCAGAAATGATAAGCGATATTTTATTGATGAAACAGAATTCAATCAGTTGTGTAAAGAACTGAATCAAAAATACAATATGCCAAAAGAAGCATCTGCAGTTTATACTCTGGCAATTCAGGAGTATCCAGATTCATTCATTCTGAATTATTCATATGGTGAACTATTATCACAGAACAAAAATGAAAAAGCTTTAGACTATTACAGTAAGTGCATTCAATTATATGAGAAATATTCAGTAAATAAAGAGTTTAGCAAGGAATACGAAATTGCTTTAAAAAAGATAAATGATAATAAATTATGA
- a CDS encoding response regulator transcription factor, with protein MTTLKAIIVDDERLARLNLKKLLSSHPEIKIVGEANSCESAVELINMHNPQLVFLDIQLGGETGFDLCEVINNSIKVIFVTAYDEYAIRAFEVNAIDYLLKPVNPERLNIAIEKVVRKEKAQESETRTYEYSDSIYVKLNNYTSKFIKVSSISFIEPVGNYSKIVTIEGRHCLVLKTLKQWQEELPDNNFVRIHRSSIINMEHVDRIEKKSNSQHRAYLKNIPEPLEVSRRYAQKLKAFS; from the coding sequence ATGACAACCCTGAAAGCAATCATAGTTGATGATGAAAGGCTGGCCAGGTTAAATCTTAAAAAGCTTCTTTCAAGTCATCCTGAAATAAAAATAGTCGGAGAGGCCAATTCGTGTGAATCTGCTGTAGAATTAATTAACATGCATAATCCACAATTGGTTTTTCTCGACATACAGTTAGGTGGTGAAACAGGGTTTGATTTATGTGAAGTTATTAATAATTCAATAAAGGTGATTTTTGTAACTGCTTATGACGAGTATGCCATAAGGGCTTTTGAGGTAAATGCAATTGATTACCTGTTGAAACCTGTTAATCCTGAGAGGTTGAATATTGCGATTGAGAAGGTTGTAAGAAAAGAAAAGGCACAGGAGAGTGAAACCAGGACATATGAATACTCCGACAGTATTTATGTAAAGCTGAATAACTATACATCAAAATTTATAAAAGTCAGCTCAATTTCATTCATAGAGCCTGTGGGTAATTATTCAAAAATTGTAACAATTGAAGGAAGGCATTGTCTTGTTTTAAAAACCCTGAAACAATGGCAGGAAGAATTACCTGATAATAATTTTGTAAGGATCCACCGCTCGAGTATTATTAATATGGAGCATGTCGACCGCATTGAAAAGAAATCAAATTCCCAACACAGAGCTTATCTAAAGAACATTCCCGAACCACTTGAAGTCAGTCGCAGATATGCACAAAAGCTAAAAGCATTTAGCTAG